The Chryseobacterium sp. 52 genome includes a region encoding these proteins:
- a CDS encoding nucleoid-associated protein, whose protein sequence is MDFSNSTIFKSIAHEVGNKFRDEGIGYSDTDIDIQDNDTQILFTRYLLSSFKEDEFYNFFHPTDLLMNEVYVYVSNIFKNPSDFIEQSKSIALHLYNESTHPKVNKGELYIVFFKECRIEDEVVDAIGIFKSETKDSYLKAQKHKDNFVLVSDRGVNVDKLDKGCIIFNTERKNGFKVTLVNSSRSDDAQYWKERFLQLTASNDSYHSTKNYLSLTKAFVTKELANDIEINNAEKADLLNRSVAYFKNNSQFSEKEFASEVFSNPQIADSFKQFKNEYKQQRAVDLADDFQISSQVVKKQAKILKSVIKLDKNFHIYIHGQPELIEKGFDEVSGKYFYKVFFDNES, encoded by the coding sequence ATGGATTTCTCAAATAGCACAATATTTAAATCAATAGCACACGAAGTTGGAAACAAATTTAGAGATGAGGGAATTGGTTACTCAGATACTGATATAGACATTCAGGATAATGACACTCAAATACTGTTTACAAGATACCTTTTAAGTTCGTTCAAAGAGGATGAATTTTATAATTTCTTTCACCCCACTGATCTATTAATGAATGAGGTATATGTATATGTTTCAAATATTTTTAAAAACCCTAGTGATTTTATAGAACAATCAAAAAGCATTGCCTTGCATCTCTATAATGAATCGACTCATCCTAAAGTAAATAAAGGAGAACTTTACATTGTTTTTTTCAAAGAATGTAGAATTGAGGACGAAGTAGTAGATGCTATAGGAATTTTTAAATCTGAAACAAAGGATAGCTATTTGAAAGCACAGAAGCACAAGGACAATTTTGTACTGGTGTCTGATAGAGGCGTCAACGTAGATAAACTGGATAAAGGATGTATAATCTTTAATACTGAAAGGAAAAATGGATTTAAAGTAACCTTAGTGAACAGTTCAAGATCTGATGATGCCCAATATTGGAAGGAAAGGTTTTTACAATTGACGGCTTCTAATGATAGCTATCATTCTACCAAAAATTATCTTTCGCTGACCAAAGCTTTTGTTACAAAAGAGCTTGCAAATGATATTGAAATAAATAATGCGGAAAAAGCTGATCTATTGAACAGGTCAGTAGCTTACTTTAAAAACAATAGCCAATTTTCAGAAAAGGAATTTGCATCAGAAGTTTTTTCAAATCCGCAGATAGCCGATTCATTCAAACAATTCAAGAATGAATATAAGCAACAGAGAGCTGTCGATTTGGCTGATGATTTTCAAATATCTTCTCAGGTTGTTAAAAAACAGGCTAAGATCCTTAAAAGCGTTATTAAACTTGATAAGAATTTTCATATTTATATTCATGGCCAACCTGAATTGATCGAAAAAGGTTTTGACGAAGTATCGGGCAAATATTTTTATAAAGTCTTTTTTGATAACGAGTCTTGA